CCTTCAATTGCTTCAAAACTTCCATCAATTCACCGTTAAAACTGCGGTTGTTCCGCTTTGCCCGATCTGCAAGCCATGCGTGAAGGTCTGGCTTGAACCGGGTCTGTGTTCTGATTGCTTGGGTTGGCATATTGTCGTTTCCATTGTGACACTGTTTAAGTGTCTTAAGCGTGACATGACACCGCCACAGTGTCAATAGAAAGATGACACTATTTTGATGTAACATTCAGGGATGGAATACACGCGCATAACTTTCAGAATCCCGGTTGATTTGCATCAGGAATTGATGGAAGCATCAGAGGAAAATAGCCGATCTATGAATGCGGAAATAATCGCAAGGCTTCGGCTTGCCAGTGGTTTGCCAGATGGTGAAGAACAGACACTTACAGCCGCGCAAGTGCGCCAGAT
The sequence above is drawn from the Thiothrix subterranea genome and encodes:
- a CDS encoding Arc family DNA-binding protein; translation: MEYTRITFRIPVDLHQELMEASEENSRSMNAEIIARLRLASGLPDGEEQTLTAAQVRQIVREELRTAKNLPDQLDGDSPPYVVKK